The following proteins are co-located in the Solanum pennellii chromosome 1, SPENNV200 genome:
- the LOC107027253 gene encoding uncharacterized protein LOC107027253 produces MGVVIIDGSTIRDFVNDEAAFTKSIDKGFTDLDLNNDGVLSRSELRKAFESLHLIESHFGVDVAATAEELTDLYDSIFEKFDCDHNGTVDREEFGNEMRKIMLAIADGLGSSPIQMALDDSEQSLIKQAADLEASKLPA; encoded by the coding sequence atggGAGTGGTGATTATCGACGGATCAACAATTCGAGATTTCGTTAACGACGAAGCGGCTTTCACAAAGTCAATTGATAAGGGATTTACCGATTTGGACCTCAATAACGACGGCGTTTTGTCACGATCCGAGCTCCGCAAAGCCTTCGAATCTCTCCATCTCATTGAATCTCACTTCGGCGTCGACGTCGCCGCCACGGCGGAGGAACTCACCGACCTCTACGATTCCATTTTCGAGAAGTTCGATTGCGACCACAACGGCACTGTCGACCGAGAGGAATTTGGGAACGAGATGAGGAAAATTATGCTGGCGATCGCTGATGGACTTGGTTCATCGCCGATTCAAATGGCGCTTGATGATAGTGAACAGAGTTTGATTAAGCAAGCTGCTGATCTCGAAGCTTCTAAGCTTCCTGCCTAA
- the LOC107029291 gene encoding uncharacterized protein LOC107029291 has protein sequence MMIDEHMLIKVGLFILVQGLVYLILSKSSNVFSKTQRSYSFKTVRSLSIRRIAAALADLPVGGEPSPSSFKDHQLKSSKSFKLFKDNN, from the coding sequence ATGATGATCGATGAACATATGTTGATCAAAGTAGGACTATTTATTTTAGTCCAAGGTTTGGTTTATTTGATTCTATCAAAATCTTCAAACGTATTCTCCAAGACACAAAGATCATACAGCTTTAAAACAGTTCGTTCTTTAAGTATTCGCCGGATTGCTGCTGCACTCGCCGACTTACCTGTCGGCGGTGAGCCATCTCCCTCTTCCTTCAAAGATCATCAGTTGAAGTCTTCTAAGTCTTTCAAATTATTCAAAGATAACAATTAG